One stretch of Akkermansia massiliensis DNA includes these proteins:
- a CDS encoding PPK2 family polyphosphate kinase, translating to MDTPSTAKNWRLNAAAVIMDADGYVLLGKDNGRNPYWHFPQGGVIKNESIERALAREVWEEVGLRPTEYTIVSRLPGLRYKYPSGNRKVTRWIGQEQTYFLVRCKARRPKTDLHRSPEFSKTKWIPLQDLKLEMFPKFKRKVIKDALQQFFGPDFPAKPAAMKTSSTSSPASSTLTSHTMNRYLVPPGKKLRLKDYSPDDKSLFSGTKEESLVEFDKLREELQELQKKLFAQHKHRVLVILQAMDAGGKDGCVKHVFSRVDPQGLHVVPFKKPTIEELDHDFLWRVHKEVPAKGQIAIFNRSHYEDIIAVRVKKIFPDPVWKRRYKHVLDFESMLAEEGTVIIKLFLNISKAEQKRRLESRLQDPDKLWKFCMDDLDDRNRWDEFQTAYQDLIEKTSTPDAPWYIIPADRKWYRNLVVARLMVEKLRHLQLTFPTPNFDPASIIIPD from the coding sequence ATGGACACTCCATCTACAGCCAAAAACTGGAGACTCAACGCAGCAGCCGTCATCATGGACGCCGACGGCTACGTGCTGCTGGGCAAGGACAACGGCCGCAACCCGTACTGGCACTTCCCGCAGGGAGGCGTCATTAAAAATGAAAGCATTGAACGGGCGCTCGCGCGGGAGGTATGGGAGGAAGTGGGCCTGCGTCCCACGGAATACACCATTGTCAGTCGCCTCCCCGGCCTGCGGTACAAATACCCCTCCGGCAACCGCAAAGTCACGCGCTGGATAGGCCAGGAGCAAACCTACTTCCTGGTGCGCTGCAAGGCCAGGCGCCCCAAGACGGACCTGCACCGCAGCCCTGAATTCTCAAAAACGAAATGGATACCCCTCCAGGACCTCAAGCTGGAGATGTTCCCCAAATTCAAAAGGAAAGTCATCAAGGACGCCCTTCAGCAATTCTTCGGGCCGGATTTTCCGGCCAAACCCGCCGCCATGAAAACCTCTTCCACCTCCTCTCCCGCTTCTTCAACGTTAACTTCGCATACAATGAACCGTTACCTGGTGCCTCCGGGCAAAAAACTGCGTTTAAAGGATTACTCTCCGGATGACAAATCTCTCTTCTCCGGAACCAAGGAAGAATCCCTGGTTGAATTCGACAAGCTGAGGGAAGAACTGCAGGAACTGCAGAAAAAACTCTTCGCCCAGCACAAGCACAGGGTTCTCGTCATTCTGCAGGCCATGGACGCAGGCGGCAAGGACGGATGCGTCAAGCACGTCTTTTCCCGGGTGGACCCGCAGGGGCTGCACGTGGTTCCCTTTAAAAAACCCACTATTGAAGAACTGGACCACGACTTCCTGTGGCGCGTGCACAAGGAAGTGCCCGCCAAGGGGCAGATCGCCATCTTCAACCGTTCCCATTACGAGGACATCATCGCCGTCCGCGTGAAAAAAATCTTCCCGGACCCCGTCTGGAAGCGACGTTACAAGCACGTTCTGGATTTTGAATCCATGCTTGCGGAAGAAGGCACCGTCATCATCAAGCTGTTCCTGAATATTTCCAAGGCGGAACAGAAAAGACGGCTGGAATCCAGGCTCCAGGATCCGGACAAACTTTGGAAGTTCTGCATGGACGACCTGGATGACCGGAACCGCTGGGACGAATTCCAGACGGCCTATCAGGATCTCATTGAAAAAACGTCCACTCCGGATGCTCCCTGGTACATCATTCCGGCAGACCGGAAATGGTACAGGAACCTCGTCGTCGCCCGCCTGATGGTGGAAAAACTGCGCCATCTCCAGCTCACGTTCCCCACTCCCAACTTCGATCCGGCGTCCATTATCATTCCAGATTGA
- a CDS encoding autotransporter outer membrane beta-barrel domain-containing protein translates to MEKIAASLLATAGIACAQTYNYDSSSETLVITGKGNTVADRITLEGPITPGSTVPGTSEIFGDTKEIILKDVWTSPDSIRIKYVEPTSEGNNTTLKLENSRLGASGDFDKGGTGLILILDSQSSLELYGNRLTNTIRIENQGNIRCTNGTVSASSYLWDNKTTTGSSGVLGGSGYYSFGNVSSIETNKDFGLIKTSGQITDLEISGIYTVDGNSAKTIDDDSYIVGVNTSSSSDGQAMTISGSLTINAKQGTGIGILANQLGSDDVSLKNNYSGQIYVTAKDAFGVKVGKNAAKDPSAAGDIYSLSVGELDIESTITSGSTQGEATGIYAKSVKRDLTANAITVKGYTNATGIHLTEGGRNLTISDMQVSAGISGNAAGIIAAPGRDNPVSTAGNLENIRIDNLEVSGGADATGIFANSITKSGQNENIIGNITVSSENGLANGIFADNADITLGGKILSSSENSNAYGIWTENDLFLKMLDGSEISAIAANENSSAQAIRSKNLYLTFDGSATINGDLMADAGMELNNGGNVVVNGNIEGKHLAAESTIGTVSGKMKFDSVAGLNITASVGSLEIGTSGEDSGYIKVNTVETSANISNAVLVTIENANGNVSFNSVNSATVNNAVGDISATNVTNGLNVGDVGNIRVSGTNVNVLDGKTVSGDIVSTTDLILSNEGSATLTGSVSAGGNRLTINSVFGINSSAATVISAGTLGGAGLRGTINNHYDNIFGFSATDDSSGSLTAATALKGTHDVVSNNISGMIDGDLDPFENTYITVKYVNVGSNVGYEIKKNTYLAEAVATNEFEKALAKTYDDLEYIDGDDAANEAAVTKKRNFAAMVKSGTLGAILPQSVVHSVRMNMDLADIIHLDTLNRTSAAIDGLGAKSSGTEVSGGRFSGITVRNINRFATYGGDENMDGSSDYISGGLVNFEYTAGNTFLAGFGFGGFQAKSSGKGNCGKAETQSLAVNAYTDWRFFGNFDWYFGATYAFGMNKAERMNILNKSKADWNSNLIGVFTGVRYAWKPFADTGFYLKPTIGVNADFLMNPSFTEKSGEERMSAESENYTSVKSLVGIEGTYAFSNGFYFTGRMFYTHEFCDDRYGVNAMLGSSFIRVRGWKMDRDAGVFGAGIGYSITEQWSVYADYAADVSDKVRHNVNMGVTFKF, encoded by the coding sequence ATGGAAAAGATTGCTGCTTCCCTGTTGGCGACAGCTGGTATTGCCTGCGCCCAAACATACAACTACGATTCCTCCTCTGAAACGCTTGTGATAACAGGCAAGGGCAATACGGTTGCCGACCGCATTACTCTGGAAGGACCAATAACCCCCGGGAGCACAGTCCCTGGGACTTCGGAAATATTCGGAGACACAAAAGAAATTATCTTAAAAGACGTTTGGACATCTCCCGATTCGATCCGCATTAAATATGTGGAGCCGACTTCTGAGGGAAACAACACGACGCTGAAATTAGAAAATTCGCGTTTGGGCGCATCGGGGGACTTTGATAAAGGCGGCACGGGGTTAATCCTTATTTTGGATTCCCAATCCAGTCTTGAACTATACGGGAACCGGCTCACCAACACAATCAGAATCGAAAACCAAGGCAACATAAGATGCACAAACGGCACTGTAAGTGCAAGCTCGTATTTGTGGGACAACAAGACAACCACAGGTTCTTCAGGCGTTCTGGGCGGAAGTGGATATTATAGCTTCGGGAACGTTTCCTCTATCGAGACTAATAAAGATTTCGGACTCATCAAGACCAGCGGTCAAATTACAGACCTCGAAATTTCGGGAATTTACACTGTGGACGGGAATTCCGCAAAAACAATCGACGACGACTCCTACATCGTGGGTGTGAACACGTCGAGCAGTTCTGACGGGCAGGCGATGACGATTTCGGGTTCACTTACAATCAATGCAAAACAAGGCACGGGGATAGGTATACTGGCCAACCAGCTCGGCAGCGACGACGTTTCGCTCAAAAATAACTATTCGGGCCAAATTTACGTGACAGCAAAAGACGCCTTCGGTGTAAAAGTTGGTAAAAACGCGGCCAAGGACCCCTCTGCTGCGGGCGACATCTACTCGCTTTCCGTGGGCGAACTCGACATCGAAAGCACAATCACTTCGGGCAGCACGCAGGGTGAAGCAACGGGTATATACGCAAAAAGCGTCAAGCGCGATTTGACAGCAAATGCAATCACAGTAAAGGGGTACACCAATGCAACCGGTATCCATCTGACGGAAGGCGGCCGCAACCTCACCATATCCGATATGCAAGTAAGCGCGGGAATCAGCGGCAACGCAGCAGGCATAATCGCCGCGCCAGGCAGAGATAACCCTGTTTCCACAGCCGGAAACCTCGAAAACATCAGGATAGATAATTTGGAGGTTTCAGGCGGCGCAGATGCCACGGGTATCTTTGCAAACTCCATTACAAAATCGGGCCAAAATGAAAACATCATAGGCAACATTACGGTTTCGTCTGAAAACGGATTGGCAAACGGTATTTTCGCCGACAACGCTGACATCACCCTCGGCGGCAAAATCCTATCCTCAAGCGAAAACTCCAACGCCTACGGAATTTGGACGGAAAACGACCTTTTCTTAAAAATGCTCGATGGTTCGGAAATCTCGGCAATCGCTGCAAACGAAAACTCCAGCGCCCAGGCAATCCGCTCGAAAAACCTCTATCTGACATTCGACGGCAGCGCGACGATAAATGGCGACCTCATGGCGGACGCCGGCATGGAGCTAAACAACGGAGGCAATGTAGTCGTCAACGGCAATATCGAGGGTAAACATCTTGCCGCAGAATCAACAATCGGCACGGTTTCAGGCAAAATGAAATTCGACTCGGTTGCCGGCCTGAACATTACCGCATCAGTGGGTTCGCTCGAAATCGGTACGTCGGGCGAGGATTCGGGGTATATTAAAGTCAACACAGTCGAGACATCAGCAAACATTTCAAACGCCGTTTTGGTGACAATCGAAAACGCAAACGGCAACGTCTCGTTCAACTCGGTTAATTCGGCGACGGTAAACAACGCCGTTGGCGACATCTCAGCAACAAATGTCACTAACGGACTGAACGTCGGCGATGTCGGCAACATCCGCGTAAGCGGTACGAATGTCAATGTGCTTGACGGCAAAACTGTGAGCGGCGACATCGTTTCGACGACAGACCTCATACTGTCAAACGAAGGTTCGGCAACACTCACGGGTTCAGTTTCGGCGGGCGGGAACAGACTTACGATAAACAGTGTCTTCGGCATAAACTCTTCAGCCGCGACCGTAATCAGCGCGGGGACACTCGGGGGCGCGGGCTTGCGCGGCACCATCAACAACCACTACGACAACATCTTCGGTTTCTCCGCAACCGACGACTCTTCGGGAAGCCTCACCGCCGCAACCGCCTTGAAAGGCACGCACGACGTCGTCTCGAACAACATTTCGGGCATGATCGACGGCGACTTGGATCCTTTTGAAAACACCTACATCACCGTGAAGTACGTCAACGTCGGCAGCAATGTCGGCTACGAAATCAAGAAGAACACCTATCTTGCCGAAGCAGTTGCGACAAACGAATTCGAAAAGGCGTTGGCAAAAACCTACGACGATCTTGAATACATCGACGGCGACGACGCGGCGAACGAGGCGGCAGTTACCAAAAAACGTAATTTCGCCGCAATGGTAAAAAGCGGCACACTGGGTGCGATACTTCCGCAGTCGGTAGTGCACAGCGTGCGCATGAACATGGATCTTGCCGACATAATCCACCTCGACACGCTCAACCGCACGAGCGCGGCAATCGACGGCCTCGGCGCAAAAAGCAGCGGCACGGAAGTTTCGGGGGGGCGTTTTTCAGGCATTACCGTCCGCAACATAAACAGGTTTGCCACCTACGGCGGCGATGAAAACATGGATGGGTCGAGCGACTATATTTCGGGCGGCTTGGTGAATTTTGAATACACGGCGGGTAACACGTTTCTTGCGGGCTTCGGCTTCGGCGGTTTTCAGGCAAAATCGTCAGGCAAGGGCAACTGCGGCAAGGCGGAAACCCAAAGCCTTGCGGTCAACGCCTACACCGACTGGCGGTTCTTCGGCAACTTTGACTGGTACTTCGGTGCAACCTATGCTTTCGGCATGAACAAAGCCGAAAGGATGAACATCCTGAACAAAAGCAAAGCCGATTGGAATTCAAACCTCATCGGTGTCTTCACGGGCGTTCGATACGCGTGGAAGCCTTTTGCCGACACCGGATTTTACCTGAAACCCACAATCGGCGTAAACGCGGACTTCCTGATGAACCCGTCGTTCACGGAAAAAAGCGGGGAAGAACGCATGAGCGCGGAATCAGAAAACTATACAAGCGTGAAGTCGCTTGTGGGAATTGAGGGCACTTACGCGTTTTCAAACGGCTTCTACTTTACGGGCAGAATGTTCTACACGCACGAATTTTGCGACGACCGCTACGGAGTAAATGCCATGCTCGGCTCTTCCTTCATAAGGGTAAGGGGCTGGAAAATGGACAGGGACGCTGGCGTATTCGGCGCAGGCATCGGATACAGCATCACGGAACAGTGGAGCGTCTATGCCGACTATGCCGCGGACGTTTCGGACAAAGTGCGCCACAACGTCAATATGGGCGTCACGTTTAAATTTTAA
- a CDS encoding GNAT family N-acetyltransferase: MCRDGGRVVGFACLVGEGEEAALFVAPERQCEGIGTALLDWVKEHSKGMLTVGVYEENARARAFYRRGGFEEIGSRDDELTGSREYWTEWKGESI; encoded by the coding sequence ATGTGCAGGGACGGCGGCCGTGTTGTCGGGTTTGCCTGCCTGGTGGGGGAAGGGGAAGAAGCCGCTCTGTTTGTGGCGCCGGAGCGTCAGTGCGAGGGAATAGGCACGGCTCTGCTGGACTGGGTGAAGGAGCACAGCAAGGGGATGCTGACGGTGGGCGTTTACGAGGAGAACGCCCGTGCCCGCGCGTTCTACAGGCGTGGAGGATTTGAGGAGATCGGCTCCAGGGATGACGAGCTGACAGGAAGCCGGGAGTACTGGACGGAATGGAAAGGAGAGAGTATATGA
- a CDS encoding DeoR/GlpR family DNA-binding transcription regulator, with the protein MYLASQRKEFILKTLAEHGAARTIALAKQMKVTDETVRNDLINLEKRGFLKRVHGGALALTHKSLHEDIVTQDDVSIRIAKKAVQNIPASVVMFIDSSTMGYQICNHINSRDTHVVSNNPTLLTRLEGIPNLSFYCTGGRFDREALVYVGQEAAKAAGSLSIDMVVLTPDCYSPKHGAGYKNMLQSEFIKSVIPPDAKVIIAMPSTSVANNPAFYTVAPSQISMLITDEALSPEMADQIEKSGVKVELA; encoded by the coding sequence ATGTATTTAGCATCCCAACGTAAAGAGTTCATTCTGAAAACGCTGGCCGAACATGGAGCCGCAAGAACCATTGCTCTGGCCAAACAGATGAAGGTCACGGATGAAACGGTCCGTAATGATTTGATTAACCTTGAGAAACGCGGCTTTCTCAAGCGCGTCCACGGCGGCGCTCTGGCCCTTACCCATAAATCCCTCCATGAAGACATTGTCACTCAAGACGATGTTTCCATAAGGATTGCAAAAAAAGCCGTCCAGAACATCCCCGCTTCCGTGGTCATGTTCATTGACAGCAGCACCATGGGCTACCAGATCTGCAACCACATTAATTCCAGGGATACGCACGTGGTTTCCAACAACCCCACGCTGCTGACCCGGCTTGAAGGCATTCCGAACCTGAGCTTCTACTGCACGGGCGGACGCTTCGACCGCGAAGCCCTGGTCTATGTGGGACAGGAAGCCGCCAAGGCCGCAGGTTCCCTGAGCATTGACATGGTTGTACTGACGCCGGACTGCTACTCCCCCAAGCATGGCGCCGGATACAAGAACATGCTTCAATCCGAATTCATCAAGAGCGTCATTCCCCCGGATGCCAAGGTGATCATCGCCATGCCTTCCACCAGCGTAGCGAACAACCCGGCATTCTATACCGTTGCGCCCTCACAGATCTCCATGCTCATCACTGATGAAGCCCTTTCTCCTGAAATGGCTGACCAGATTGAAAAGAGCGGCGTCAAGGTGGAGCTCGCCTGA